One region of Ornithinibacter aureus genomic DNA includes:
- the macS gene encoding MacS family sensor histidine kinase: protein MLGPSSERTGRREPVVVESFHRGLDVYRPLAALYAAWLAWQRHETMVRPWVAVVVLAVMLAWSVGLLFYRRRTVGVVVVEVSIAVAGILATLLAETPESIAAGQFTLPTIWAAGSVAGGAVVAGARGGLIAAAVIAIADLIEVGRPTQTTIHNIVLLVLLGGLIGLAVDLARRGLEREEQVLLERERLHERERIARVVHDGVLQSLAYIHRRGEDIGGEAADLAAIAAEQERSLRRFVSGTGAPEAGGAVADLRAAQGHEIDLRIALTARERPDVTVAVPADPVLVDVLVAHEVDAALAAALDNVDRHAGPGARAWVLLEGDSSGLEVTIRDDGVGAQLADVFDAADRGRLGVSSSIRGRIEDLGGTVTWTTRPGGGCVVRMTIPRTVKERA from the coding sequence GTGCTCGGGCCGAGCTCGGAGCGCACGGGACGTCGCGAGCCCGTCGTGGTGGAGTCCTTCCACCGCGGGCTCGACGTCTACCGCCCGCTCGCTGCGCTGTATGCCGCGTGGCTGGCCTGGCAGCGCCACGAGACGATGGTGCGGCCCTGGGTGGCCGTGGTGGTGCTCGCCGTCATGCTCGCCTGGTCGGTCGGCCTGCTGTTCTACCGGCGCCGCACCGTCGGGGTCGTCGTCGTCGAGGTGTCGATCGCCGTGGCCGGCATCCTGGCCACCCTGCTCGCCGAGACCCCCGAGTCCATCGCCGCCGGGCAGTTCACCCTGCCGACGATCTGGGCGGCGGGCTCGGTGGCCGGTGGGGCCGTCGTCGCCGGCGCCCGCGGAGGGCTCATCGCGGCGGCGGTGATCGCCATCGCCGACCTCATCGAGGTGGGCAGGCCGACCCAGACCACGATCCACAACATCGTGCTGCTCGTCCTGCTCGGCGGCCTCATCGGGCTGGCGGTCGACCTCGCCCGCCGCGGCCTCGAGAGGGAGGAGCAGGTGCTGCTCGAGCGCGAGCGGTTGCACGAGCGCGAACGAATCGCCCGCGTCGTCCACGACGGCGTGCTCCAGTCGCTGGCCTACATCCACCGCCGCGGTGAGGACATCGGGGGCGAGGCCGCCGACCTCGCGGCGATCGCCGCCGAGCAGGAGCGGTCGCTGCGGCGTTTCGTGTCGGGGACTGGAGCGCCCGAGGCCGGCGGTGCCGTCGCCGACCTGCGAGCGGCGCAGGGGCACGAGATCGACCTGCGGATCGCCCTCACGGCCCGCGAGCGCCCCGACGTCACCGTCGCGGTGCCGGCCGACCCTGTCCTCGTCGACGTGCTCGTCGCCCACGAGGTCGACGCCGCGCTCGCCGCCGCCCTGGACAACGTCGACCGGCACGCCGGGCCCGGTGCGCGGGCGTGGGTGCTGCTCGAGGGCGACTCCTCGGGGCTCGAGGTCACCATCCGCGACGACGGGGTGGGTGCTCAGCTCGCTGACGTGTTCGACGCCGCCGACAGGGGGCGCCTCGGGGTCAGCTCATCGATCCGCGGCCGCATCGAGGACCTCGGCGGCACCGTCACGTGGACCACCCGCCCCGGCGGAGGGTGCGTGGTGAGGATGACCATTCCGCGAACCGTCAAGGAGCGAGCATGA
- a CDS encoding lysophospholipid acyltransferase family protein: MFYWVLKTVILGPIIRLLFRPWVEGSENIPETGAAIFASNHLSFSDSIFLPVCVPRRMTFLAKSDYFTGEGIKGRLTAAFFKGVGQLPVDRSGGRASEAALRSGLKVLRRGELLGLYPEGTRSPDGRLYKGKTGVARMALEAGVPVIPVAMIDTDKAQPTGKKIPKLIRVGVRIGEPLDFSRYEGMEGDRFVLRSITDEIMYAMMELSGQEYVDMYATAMKDRIAREKKGKAKEAQQAAQPGRAVSELEAALDAEGLDDDNGPQRRAS; encoded by the coding sequence TTGTTCTACTGGGTGCTGAAGACGGTCATTCTCGGGCCGATCATTCGCCTGCTGTTCCGGCCGTGGGTCGAGGGGTCGGAGAACATTCCCGAGACCGGTGCGGCGATCTTCGCCAGCAACCACCTCTCCTTCTCGGACTCGATCTTCCTGCCGGTGTGCGTGCCGCGGCGGATGACCTTCCTCGCCAAGTCCGACTACTTCACGGGTGAAGGCATCAAGGGCCGGCTCACCGCGGCCTTCTTCAAGGGTGTCGGGCAGCTGCCCGTCGACCGCTCCGGTGGGCGCGCCAGCGAGGCCGCGCTGCGCTCGGGGCTGAAGGTGCTGCGCCGCGGCGAGCTGCTCGGGCTCTACCCCGAGGGCACGCGCAGCCCCGACGGTCGTCTCTACAAGGGCAAGACCGGGGTGGCGCGCATGGCGCTCGAGGCCGGGGTGCCCGTCATCCCCGTGGCGATGATCGACACCGACAAGGCCCAGCCGACCGGCAAGAAGATCCCCAAGCTGATCCGCGTCGGCGTGCGCATCGGCGAGCCGCTGGACTTCTCCCGCTACGAGGGCATGGAGGGCGACCGGTTCGTCCTGCGCTCGATCACCGACGAGATCATGTACGCGATGATGGAGCTCTCCGGCCAGGAGTACGTCGACATGTACGCCACCGCGATGAAGGACCGCATCGCCCGCGAGAAGAAGGGCAAGGCCAAGGAGGCCCAGCAGGCGGCTCAGCCCGGCCGGGCCGTCTCCGAGCTCGAGGCAGCCCTCGACGCCGAAGGGCTCGACGACGACAACGGGCCGCAGCGCCGCGCGAGCTGA
- a CDS encoding sensor histidine kinase, with protein MTPDGLVRTSEIAVTVVVLVLAVLLLASLRRMPRGPRWVVVLACLLLYAVVVVPGAHTLWFVAFPLLVAVYPDGVITPRWLWVPVGMLAVAAFGDLVTAGMWSESPWWGLVVNSQLLLLLAQVHRYRRRSSTQERESVRWVILGTLLTMASFAATQAAFGSIGEGSTGSVVAAQLAGLPLLVGVAVGVLAPRALDVDEFLRATVVSLGTITALTVVVRSLPAPDWVRLVVVAVIAAPVALTMTRVGDWLLYRGRPDPDRAVTRMLAALNTRTGQQETPRTVLTAFTDALYLDQGRISGSWFEPAALGPDTSTASGGESFPVEYRGEVLAVLELPPRRGESTLTRRDRRVVDGLLAQAAPALDAARTVVALRESRARTVAAREEERRRIRRELHDDLGPTLSGIALSAAALAARTKDPEAAELHRELRLAVEQSRELAYGLRPPVLDDHGLVAALHDRVGGPDVQIDAPEHLDLPASVDLAALRIIGEAVTNARKHGAAPIGIRLRLRDGMLRLLVSDAGPGLPPDVRAGIGMMSISERTDEVGGTARYDRSTKGCHLVVDLPLEVS; from the coding sequence ATGACCCCCGACGGGTTGGTCAGGACGAGCGAGATCGCGGTCACCGTGGTCGTGCTCGTCCTGGCCGTGCTCCTGCTCGCGTCACTGCGCCGGATGCCGCGCGGCCCCCGCTGGGTGGTCGTGCTCGCCTGCCTGCTCCTGTATGCCGTCGTCGTCGTGCCCGGTGCACACACCCTGTGGTTCGTGGCCTTCCCCCTGCTCGTCGCTGTGTACCCGGATGGCGTCATCACACCGCGGTGGCTGTGGGTACCGGTGGGCATGCTCGCCGTCGCGGCGTTCGGCGACCTCGTCACGGCCGGCATGTGGAGCGAGAGCCCGTGGTGGGGCCTGGTCGTGAACTCCCAGCTTCTCCTGCTCCTCGCCCAGGTCCACCGGTACCGCCGCCGATCCTCCACGCAGGAGCGGGAGTCGGTGCGCTGGGTGATCCTCGGGACGTTGCTGACGATGGCGTCGTTCGCGGCGACCCAGGCCGCCTTCGGGTCCATCGGCGAGGGCTCGACAGGCTCCGTGGTCGCCGCCCAGCTGGCCGGGCTGCCGCTGCTCGTCGGCGTTGCCGTGGGGGTCCTCGCCCCGCGAGCGCTCGACGTCGATGAGTTCCTGCGGGCGACGGTGGTGAGCCTGGGCACTATCACGGCGCTCACCGTGGTCGTCCGGTCCCTACCGGCCCCTGACTGGGTGCGCCTCGTCGTCGTCGCCGTCATCGCCGCACCGGTGGCCCTGACGATGACCCGCGTCGGCGACTGGCTCCTCTACCGGGGGCGCCCCGATCCAGACCGCGCCGTCACCCGGATGTTGGCTGCGCTCAACACCCGCACCGGCCAGCAGGAGACCCCGAGGACCGTGCTCACCGCCTTCACCGACGCCCTGTACCTGGACCAGGGGCGGATCAGCGGCTCGTGGTTCGAGCCCGCCGCGCTGGGACCGGACACCTCCACGGCATCCGGCGGTGAGTCCTTTCCCGTCGAGTACCGAGGGGAGGTGCTGGCCGTCCTCGAGCTGCCGCCCCGGCGCGGCGAGAGCACCCTCACCCGCCGTGACCGCCGAGTGGTCGACGGGCTCCTCGCCCAGGCGGCCCCCGCACTCGACGCCGCGCGCACCGTCGTGGCGCTGCGCGAGTCCCGGGCCCGCACCGTCGCCGCGCGCGAGGAGGAGCGACGCAGGATCCGCCGGGAGTTGCACGACGACCTCGGCCCGACCCTCTCCGGCATCGCGCTGAGCGCGGCAGCACTGGCGGCCCGCACCAAGGACCCGGAGGCCGCCGAGCTGCACCGGGAGCTGCGGCTGGCCGTCGAGCAGTCCCGCGAGCTCGCCTACGGGCTGCGCCCGCCGGTGCTCGACGACCACGGGCTCGTGGCTGCCCTGCACGACCGGGTGGGTGGCCCCGACGTCCAGATCGACGCGCCGGAGCACCTCGACCTCCCGGCCTCGGTCGACCTCGCGGCCCTTCGCATCATCGGGGAGGCCGTGACCAACGCGCGCAAACACGGTGCCGCACCCATCGGCATCCGGTTGCGGTTGCGCGACGGCATGCTCCGCCTGCTGGTCAGTGACGCCGGGCCCGGCCTGCCCCCGGACGTGCGCGCGGGCATCGGCATGATGTCGATATCGGAGCGCACCGACGAGGTCGGCGGCACCGCCCGCTACGACCGCAGCACCAAGGGCTGCCACCTGGTGGTCGACCTACCCCTGGAGGTGTCATGA
- a CDS encoding response regulator transcription factor, producing the protein MTTVVVVDDHPVFRRGLVGLLTTSGHEVVGQARGGLEALEVVAQVKPQVVLMDLSMPDGDGFEATARITADHPDVAVVVVTLFSDEASVARALHAGAAGYLGKHAEPEHLIAAVEAASSGALWIGRGVERPAFATRSGGEPTALPGGLTARELVVADLLARGLANPTIAARLGLSTKTVANYVSAILLKLAATDRADAARIIRAHLSP; encoded by the coding sequence ATGACCACCGTCGTCGTCGTCGACGACCACCCCGTCTTCCGCCGCGGGCTGGTCGGCCTGCTGACGACCTCGGGCCACGAGGTCGTCGGCCAGGCGCGGGGCGGCCTCGAAGCGCTCGAGGTCGTTGCTCAGGTCAAGCCCCAGGTCGTGCTCATGGACCTGTCGATGCCCGACGGCGACGGGTTCGAGGCCACGGCCAGGATCACCGCCGACCACCCCGACGTCGCGGTGGTCGTCGTCACCCTGTTCTCCGACGAGGCCTCGGTCGCCCGGGCGCTGCACGCCGGTGCGGCCGGGTATCTCGGCAAGCACGCGGAGCCCGAGCACCTCATCGCCGCCGTGGAGGCGGCCAGTTCCGGGGCGTTGTGGATCGGCCGCGGCGTCGAGCGGCCCGCGTTCGCCACGCGGTCAGGCGGTGAGCCAACGGCATTGCCGGGTGGCCTCACGGCCCGCGAGCTCGTGGTCGCGGACCTGCTCGCCAGGGGGCTGGCAAACCCGACGATCGCCGCCCGCCTCGGGCTGTCGACCAAGACCGTGGCGAACTACGTGAGCGCCATCCTGCTCAAGCTCGCCGCGACCGATCGAGCGGATGCCGCGCGGATCATCCGCGCCCACCTGTCGCCCTGA
- a CDS encoding endonuclease/exonuclease/phosphatase family protein: MSTGPSTTLRVATYNTRDFLDDHHLAARIVRAIAPDILCLQEVPRRLFGGWRVGRFAAATGMLWPGSHRGSGGTTIFVSDRVRVLDCHHARLPVRWPDRTRGYAVVRVAAPGGAELTAVSVHLSLKPDERVVHTERILQALSDRGSLIIAGDLNEGDTGAAWRLIDVPDRMRLVSPAAPTFPARRPRRVLDVVFASPDLRVKPHRDVLLPDAVWAQASDHRATWVDLEV; this comes from the coding sequence GTGAGCACCGGGCCATCGACCACGCTGCGGGTGGCGACGTACAACACCCGCGACTTCCTCGACGACCACCACCTCGCCGCCCGGATCGTGCGGGCGATCGCCCCGGACATCCTGTGCCTCCAGGAGGTGCCACGGCGGTTGTTCGGTGGGTGGCGGGTCGGGCGGTTCGCCGCGGCCACCGGGATGCTCTGGCCGGGGAGCCACCGGGGCAGTGGCGGCACGACGATCTTCGTCTCCGACCGGGTGCGGGTGCTCGACTGCCACCATGCCCGGCTGCCGGTGCGCTGGCCCGACCGCACGCGGGGGTACGCGGTGGTGCGCGTCGCCGCGCCGGGTGGGGCCGAGCTGACGGCCGTGTCGGTGCACCTCAGCCTGAAGCCCGACGAGCGGGTCGTCCACACCGAACGCATCCTCCAGGCGCTGTCGGACCGCGGCTCGCTGATCATCGCCGGCGACCTCAACGAGGGCGACACCGGTGCCGCGTGGCGCCTCATCGACGTCCCCGACCGGATGAGGCTGGTGTCCCCCGCGGCCCCCACGTTCCCGGCCAGGCGGCCGCGGCGGGTGCTCGACGTGGTGTTCGCGTCACCGGACCTGCGCGTGAAGCCGCACCGCGACGTGTTGTTGCCGGATGCCGTGTGGGCGCAAGCGAGCGACCACCGGGCCACCTGGGTCGACCTCGAGGTGTGA
- a CDS encoding ROK family glucokinase, producing the protein MAEQALAIGIDIGGTKVAGGVVDADGVVHERARRSTPHRSTSPRVVEDTIVSVVEELLDSSTGPIVAVGIGAAGFVAADRATVVFAPHLSWRNEPLRDALASRVALPTFVDNDANAAVWAEHRFGAGRGESHLVMVNLGTGIGGGIVLDGQVIRGRHGIAGEFGHMQVVPDGIRCECGNRGCWEQYASGNALVREARALFSAGSPVVSDLFDRVGGRPEDLTGPLVTEAARDGDPLACELLAEIGRWLGLGIADLAAALDPGTFVIGGGVSAAGDLLLEPARAAFRRQLTGRGYRPEATIVAAELGNEAGLVGAADLARSDTLAR; encoded by the coding sequence GTGGCTGAGCAGGCCCTGGCGATCGGCATCGACATCGGCGGCACGAAGGTGGCCGGCGGGGTCGTCGACGCCGACGGGGTCGTCCACGAGCGGGCCCGTCGCAGCACCCCTCACCGGTCGACGAGCCCGCGCGTCGTCGAGGACACCATCGTCTCGGTCGTCGAGGAGCTGCTGGACAGCAGCACGGGGCCGATCGTCGCGGTCGGCATCGGTGCCGCCGGCTTCGTCGCGGCCGACCGCGCGACCGTGGTCTTTGCCCCACACCTGTCCTGGCGCAACGAACCGCTGCGCGACGCCCTCGCCAGCCGGGTGGCGCTGCCGACCTTCGTCGACAACGACGCCAACGCCGCGGTGTGGGCCGAGCACCGCTTCGGTGCCGGGCGCGGCGAGAGCCACCTCGTCATGGTCAACCTCGGCACGGGGATCGGCGGGGGCATCGTGCTCGACGGTCAGGTCATCCGTGGCCGGCACGGCATCGCGGGCGAGTTCGGGCACATGCAGGTCGTGCCCGACGGCATCCGGTGTGAGTGCGGCAACCGGGGGTGCTGGGAGCAGTACGCCTCCGGCAACGCGCTCGTGCGGGAGGCCCGGGCGCTGTTCTCCGCGGGAAGTCCCGTCGTCTCCGACCTCTTCGACCGGGTCGGTGGCCGACCTGAAGACCTCACCGGCCCGCTCGTCACCGAGGCCGCGCGCGACGGCGACCCGCTCGCCTGCGAGCTGCTGGCCGAGATCGGGCGTTGGCTGGGGCTCGGCATCGCCGACCTCGCCGCTGCCCTGGACCCCGGCACCTTCGTCATCGGCGGCGGCGTGAGCGCAGCCGGCGACCTGCTGCTCGAGCCGGCTCGGGCGGCGTTCCGTCGCCAGCTGACCGGCCGCGGCTATCGCCCCGAGGCGACCATCGTCGCGGCCGAGCTGGGCAACGAGGCGGGGCTCGTGGGTGCCGCTGACCTCGCGCGCAGCGACACCCTCGCCCGCTGA
- a CDS encoding ArsA family ATPase, whose protein sequence is MPRVVLVTGKGGVGKTTTAAATAVRAARSGLRTLVMSTDAAHSLGDALDVDLRTARTWDDSHEVEPGLHALAVGAHTAVEADWQVVRDYLLGVLDAMGVDPVVADELTSLPGAEEVTALAALALQTQRGQWDLVVVDCAPTAETLRLLALPEVLGWHLDRLLPAQRRLLTVLRPAASAATGVPVPGPEVLLVLRAWRDLMVEVRTLLTSPRASVRVVLTPERVVIAESRRVLTSLSLHGYAVDAVVVNRVLPGSAPGDTDPWRTAWTAAQASGLERVRESFRGIPVLIAPYLAGEPIGVHALEALATSTTSERGPVPAIMDDVDVPVMRVAADGNDFVLSLPLPLVSAGEVEMARRDDDLVIEVGGQRRVVTLPSVLRRCVVQNADVGNGVLRVRFERDEEQWASGR, encoded by the coding sequence ATGCCCCGCGTCGTCCTCGTGACCGGCAAGGGCGGCGTCGGCAAGACGACGACCGCCGCCGCGACGGCCGTGCGGGCCGCGCGGTCGGGTCTGCGGACCCTGGTCATGTCCACGGATGCCGCGCACAGCCTCGGTGACGCGCTCGACGTCGACCTGCGCACCGCCCGCACCTGGGACGACAGCCACGAGGTGGAACCCGGGTTGCACGCCCTCGCCGTGGGCGCGCACACCGCCGTCGAGGCCGACTGGCAGGTCGTGCGCGACTACCTGCTCGGTGTGCTGGACGCCATGGGCGTGGACCCCGTCGTCGCCGACGAGCTGACCTCGCTGCCCGGCGCGGAGGAGGTCACGGCGCTCGCTGCCCTCGCCCTGCAGACCCAGCGCGGCCAGTGGGACCTCGTCGTCGTCGACTGCGCCCCCACCGCGGAGACCCTTCGCCTGCTCGCCCTGCCCGAGGTGCTCGGCTGGCACCTCGATCGCCTGCTGCCCGCACAACGACGGCTGCTCACCGTCCTGCGCCCGGCGGCATCCGCCGCGACGGGAGTGCCGGTGCCGGGCCCGGAGGTGCTGCTCGTCCTGCGCGCCTGGCGCGACCTCATGGTCGAGGTCCGCACCCTGCTCACCTCACCCCGGGCCAGCGTTCGCGTGGTTCTCACGCCTGAGCGGGTCGTCATCGCCGAGAGCCGCCGGGTGCTCACCTCGCTCTCGCTCCACGGGTACGCCGTCGATGCCGTCGTCGTGAACCGGGTGCTGCCCGGGTCCGCCCCGGGCGACACCGACCCGTGGCGCACGGCGTGGACCGCAGCCCAGGCCAGCGGGCTGGAACGGGTGCGGGAGTCCTTCCGCGGCATCCCCGTCCTCATCGCCCCCTACCTCGCCGGTGAGCCGATCGGGGTCCACGCCCTCGAGGCGCTCGCGACCTCGACGACGTCCGAGCGCGGCCCGGTCCCGGCGATCATGGACGACGTCGACGTGCCGGTCATGCGGGTCGCGGCGGACGGCAACGACTTCGTGCTCAGCCTGCCCCTGCCGCTCGTGTCGGCGGGTGAGGTGGAGATGGCCCGCCGTGACGACGACCTGGTCATCGAGGTGGGCGGTCAGCGGCGCGTCGTCACCCTCCCGTCGGTGCTGCGCCGCTGCGTCGTCCAGAATGCCGATGTCGGCAACGGAGTACTGCGGGTGCGGTTCGAACGGGACGAGGAGCAGTGGGCCAGTGGGCGCTGA
- a CDS encoding SRPBCC family protein encodes MADRTQSSIEIAAEPGDVLDVIADFERYPEWANEVKSVSVLSEDGDGWADQVEFQLDAGAIKDTYVLEYDWSVAEDGTGSVSWHLVRASLLKGLDGTYALEAVPGGTKVTYDLEVDLTMPMIGLLKRKAEKHIISTALTELKKRVEG; translated from the coding sequence ATGGCCGACCGCACCCAGTCCTCGATCGAGATCGCCGCCGAACCCGGAGACGTCCTCGACGTCATCGCCGACTTCGAGCGCTACCCGGAGTGGGCGAACGAGGTCAAGTCCGTGTCCGTCCTCTCCGAGGACGGTGACGGGTGGGCGGACCAGGTCGAGTTCCAGCTCGATGCGGGAGCGATCAAGGACACCTACGTCCTGGAGTACGACTGGAGCGTCGCCGAGGACGGCACGGGCAGCGTGTCCTGGCACCTCGTGCGGGCCAGCCTGCTCAAGGGGCTCGACGGCACCTACGCGCTCGAGGCGGTCCCCGGTGGCACCAAGGTCACCTACGACCTCGAGGTCGACCTCACCATGCCGATGATCGGGCTGCTGAAGCGCAAGGCCGAGAAGCACATCATCAGCACCGCCCTGACCGAGCTCAAGAAGCGCGTCGAGGGCTGA
- a CDS encoding AMP-dependent synthetase/ligase, producing MHEKSMPLILPETSTGSLADLPGRQASANPGKVTFSVRSGSGWTDVTAATFAADVAALAKGLIAAGISPGEAVGIMSRTRYEWTVADFALWSAGAVPVPIYETSSPDQVEWILADSAAVAVIVEDAAHLAAVEASRSRLPGLREVWVIDQGDIDSLSQDGNDVDDADLAARRSALQRDSLATIIYTSGTTGRPKGVELTHGNFLTLAENASEEIAEVFKGQGASTLLFLPLAHVFARFIEVLAVTAGVRMGHSSDLKALLDDFATFKPTFVLAVPRVFEKIYNSAEAKAEAGGKGKIFAGATAAAIAWSQAQDTGAVPLGLRVRHAVFDKLVYAKLRDAMGGEIQYAVSGGAPLGTRLGHFFRGIGITILEGYGLTETTAPATVNRPSAMRIGSVGLPLPGVDVKIADDGEIMLRGVNVFRGYHANDEATASAIQDGWFHTGDIGELDRDGFLRITGRKKEILVTAGGKNVAPAVLEDALRAHPLISQCVVVGDGKPFIAALVTLDADMYPGWAANNGMEGVPFAAARTHEIVLAEVQKAVDTANTAVSKAESIRKFGILDGDFTLESGHLTPSLKLKRNIVMRDFEDEVDALYGG from the coding sequence GTGCACGAGAAGTCCATGCCGCTGATCCTGCCTGAGACCTCCACCGGGAGCCTGGCCGACCTGCCCGGCCGTCAGGCGAGTGCGAACCCCGGCAAGGTGACCTTCTCGGTGCGGTCGGGGTCGGGGTGGACCGACGTCACCGCAGCCACCTTCGCCGCCGACGTGGCCGCCCTTGCCAAGGGCCTCATCGCGGCCGGCATCTCCCCCGGCGAGGCCGTCGGCATCATGAGCCGCACCCGCTACGAGTGGACGGTGGCCGACTTCGCCCTCTGGTCGGCCGGGGCCGTCCCGGTCCCGATCTACGAGACGTCCTCCCCCGATCAGGTCGAGTGGATCCTCGCGGACTCCGCTGCCGTCGCGGTCATCGTCGAGGATGCCGCCCACCTCGCCGCCGTCGAGGCGTCACGTTCGCGCCTGCCGGGCCTGCGGGAGGTCTGGGTCATCGACCAGGGGGACATCGACAGCCTGAGCCAGGACGGCAACGACGTCGACGACGCAGACCTGGCGGCTCGCCGCTCGGCCCTGCAGCGCGACAGCCTCGCGACGATCATATACACCTCGGGCACCACGGGCCGCCCGAAGGGTGTCGAGCTGACCCACGGCAACTTCCTCACCCTGGCCGAGAACGCCAGCGAGGAGATCGCCGAGGTCTTCAAGGGCCAGGGCGCCTCCACCCTGCTCTTCCTGCCCCTGGCCCACGTCTTCGCCCGGTTCATCGAGGTGCTGGCGGTGACGGCCGGGGTGCGGATGGGGCACTCCTCCGACCTCAAGGCGCTGCTCGACGACTTCGCCACGTTCAAGCCGACGTTCGTGCTGGCCGTGCCGCGCGTGTTCGAGAAGATCTACAACTCCGCCGAGGCCAAGGCCGAGGCCGGCGGGAAGGGCAAGATCTTCGCCGGAGCCACCGCGGCGGCCATCGCGTGGTCGCAGGCCCAGGACACGGGTGCGGTCCCGCTCGGACTGCGGGTGCGCCACGCGGTGTTCGACAAGCTCGTCTACGCGAAGCTGCGCGACGCGATGGGCGGCGAAATCCAGTACGCCGTGTCCGGTGGGGCGCCCCTCGGCACCAGGCTCGGCCACTTCTTCCGAGGCATCGGCATCACGATCCTCGAGGGCTACGGCCTGACCGAGACCACGGCCCCGGCCACCGTGAACCGCCCGTCGGCGATGCGGATCGGCTCGGTCGGTCTCCCGCTGCCCGGCGTCGACGTGAAGATCGCCGACGACGGCGAGATCATGCTGCGGGGTGTCAACGTCTTCCGCGGCTACCACGCGAACGACGAGGCGACGGCATCCGCGATCCAGGACGGGTGGTTCCACACCGGCGACATCGGTGAGCTCGACCGCGACGGCTTCCTGCGGATCACCGGTCGCAAGAAGGAGATCCTCGTGACCGCCGGTGGCAAGAACGTCGCCCCCGCTGTCCTCGAGGACGCCCTGCGTGCCCACCCGCTCATCAGCCAGTGCGTCGTCGTCGGCGACGGCAAGCCCTTCATCGCAGCGCTCGTGACCCTCGACGCGGACATGTACCCAGGCTGGGCAGCGAACAACGGCATGGAGGGGGTGCCGTTCGCCGCCGCCCGCACGCACGAGATCGTGCTCGCCGAGGTGCAGAAGGCGGTCGACACCGCGAACACCGCGGTCTCCAAGGCCGAGTCGATCCGCAAGTTCGGCATCCTCGACGGCGACTTCACGCTCGAGTCCGGTCACCTCACCCCGTCCCTGAAGCTCAAGCGCAACATCGTCATGCGCGACTTCGAGGACGAGGTCGACGCCCTCTACGGTGGCTGA